One genomic region from Spirosoma sp. KCTC 42546 encodes:
- a CDS encoding histidine kinase dimerization/phosphoacceptor domain -containing protein → MPRFVTEIRYVCLFWMLISGLTKAQVPVHLHLNPVKIQKAAQLEKEAIAKHDSLILAEAYYLYGKAYVFVGDYRTAQSYYVKALRIQEPKGYSFELSRLYVRLSESENRLGRSTQALQYAYRSLKVAQHIRKDQAMALIRAYGALAQTYETIWSAQVPRKQSTFERTLLYYKKRELLCVKLRDTVGVAEVSLELGTLFSQVKDPRALSYLEKAQDLFTLKHKDGILVNTMVHLASAYLTFDKPEQAYQTLVKAESLYSSKKLTDYEIQLGLETQFVAYFEATRQWDKAFERLRKLNELERIRLLADRDGAITRLNMEYETEKKEALLSAQKKEIDLNAQNLRLQKYFSVVTFALFVIAAGMSVVFFRLYRKNQRISRRNEDLIKEQNHRVKNNLQVVSSLLSLQSKRLVDPTAKKAVEESRLRVQSMAILHQRLYDGERLAEVDLNDFIQELVRGVLKAYGSSAVTVHFAIDEIMLSANKAVPLGLILNELITNACKYAFPDNETPELWVICHRKGKKIELTVSDNGPGMDSPGWTDTRLDGFGFTSSKAIKTSSFGMQLIQAQVEQVNGTYQFSTHLRGTTSGVVFTMEFSV, encoded by the coding sequence ATGCCTCGATTTGTTACCGAAATTCGTTATGTGTGCCTTTTTTGGATGCTTATTTCGGGCCTGACCAAGGCGCAAGTACCGGTTCATTTACACCTAAATCCAGTAAAAATTCAGAAAGCCGCACAACTGGAGAAGGAAGCTATTGCTAAACACGACTCATTGATCCTGGCAGAAGCGTATTACCTATACGGGAAAGCGTATGTCTTTGTGGGCGATTATCGGACTGCTCAGTCTTATTATGTAAAAGCGCTTCGCATCCAAGAGCCTAAAGGCTATTCTTTTGAATTGAGTCGACTTTATGTGCGACTAAGTGAAAGTGAAAACAGATTGGGCCGTTCAACGCAGGCTCTGCAGTATGCTTATCGTTCCTTGAAGGTTGCGCAACATATTCGGAAAGATCAGGCTATGGCCTTAATACGTGCTTACGGAGCGTTAGCCCAAACCTATGAAACCATCTGGAGTGCACAAGTGCCACGTAAGCAATCAACGTTTGAGAGAACTCTTTTGTATTATAAAAAACGGGAGCTGCTGTGTGTGAAGTTAAGAGATACTGTGGGTGTAGCAGAAGTAAGCCTGGAGTTGGGAACACTTTTTTCGCAGGTTAAAGATCCACGAGCACTCTCTTATCTGGAAAAGGCCCAGGATCTATTTACCCTCAAACACAAAGATGGTATTCTGGTGAATACGATGGTGCATTTGGCGTCTGCTTATTTAACATTCGATAAACCTGAGCAGGCTTACCAAACATTAGTCAAGGCGGAAAGCCTCTATTCCAGTAAAAAATTAACCGATTACGAGATTCAACTGGGTCTTGAAACGCAGTTTGTTGCCTATTTTGAGGCCACACGGCAGTGGGATAAAGCGTTTGAGCGGCTGAGAAAATTGAATGAATTAGAGCGCATCAGACTTCTGGCAGATCGTGACGGGGCCATTACCCGATTGAATATGGAGTATGAAACAGAAAAAAAAGAAGCACTCCTAAGCGCACAGAAGAAAGAAATTGATTTGAATGCCCAAAATCTACGGTTACAGAAATACTTTAGTGTTGTCACCTTCGCTCTGTTTGTGATAGCTGCTGGAATGAGTGTCGTTTTTTTTCGGTTGTATCGAAAAAACCAACGGATTAGTCGCCGGAATGAGGACCTGATCAAAGAACAGAATCATCGGGTTAAAAATAATCTACAGGTAGTCTCGAGTTTACTTAGTCTGCAATCGAAACGGTTGGTAGATCCAACGGCAAAGAAAGCTGTAGAGGAAAGCCGCCTACGCGTACAGTCAATGGCCATACTTCATCAACGGCTGTATGACGGGGAGCGGTTAGCCGAAGTGGACTTGAATGACTTTATTCAGGAGTTGGTACGGGGAGTTCTGAAAGCGTATGGGAGTTCTGCTGTAACAGTACACTTTGCTATTGACGAAATTATGTTATCGGCTAACAAGGCAGTTCCTTTAGGGTTAATCCTAAATGAATTGATTACCAATGCCTGTAAATATGCTTTCCCTGACAATGAAACTCCTGAACTGTGGGTCATATGCCATCGAAAGGGCAAGAAGATAGAACTCACTGTATCTGATAACGGCCCCGGAATGGATAGTCCTGGTTGGACTGATACCCGGCTGGATGGCTTCGGCTTCACCTCCTCAAAAGCTATCAAAACCAGCTCATTTGGTATGCAACTTATTCAAGCTCAGGTGGAACAGGTAAACGGAACGTATCAATTTAGCACGCACCTGAGAGGAACAACTTCAGGTGTCGTATTTACGATGGAATTCAGCGTATAG
- a CDS encoding metallophosphoesterase, which produces MKRRDIVRQMGAGFIALTGHQLCSAQGVKPKQRVLRIAHLTDVHMQPLVGAAKGFEKCLHHVQGLADKPDLIINGGDAIMEAHGRSKDSVSRQWRLYQDVLKSENALPLLSCVGNHDIWCRQETKICFEAGRQWAMDELAMTKRYYSLDQNGWHIVVLDSVQPKADGSWYTACLDDEQFHWLENDLKNTPAEIPILIVSHVPILAACVFFDGQRFSDESWSVPARWMHSDTVRITDLFHRHPNVKAALSGHIHLTDRVDYNGVSYFCNGAVSGAWWFGKYHHTAAGYALVDLFDDGSFVNSYVNYI; this is translated from the coding sequence ATGAAGCGCCGGGATATAGTCAGGCAAATGGGGGCGGGCTTTATCGCTCTTACAGGTCATCAGTTGTGTAGCGCTCAGGGAGTAAAGCCAAAGCAACGGGTTTTACGGATTGCGCATCTCACAGACGTACACATGCAACCGCTGGTTGGGGCGGCCAAAGGCTTTGAGAAGTGCCTGCATCACGTACAGGGATTAGCCGATAAGCCCGACTTGATCATTAACGGGGGCGATGCCATTATGGAAGCCCACGGTCGGAGTAAAGATAGTGTTAGCCGACAGTGGAGGCTCTACCAGGATGTACTTAAAAGTGAGAATGCTTTGCCGTTGTTGAGTTGCGTAGGGAATCATGACATCTGGTGTCGGCAGGAAACCAAAATCTGCTTTGAGGCTGGTCGTCAATGGGCAATGGACGAGCTGGCTATGACGAAACGATACTATAGTCTCGACCAAAACGGCTGGCATATTGTAGTCTTAGATAGTGTACAGCCTAAAGCGGATGGTAGCTGGTATACGGCTTGTTTAGATGATGAACAGTTCCATTGGCTCGAAAATGATCTGAAAAATACCCCTGCTGAGATACCAATTCTGATTGTCTCCCATGTGCCAATTCTGGCGGCTTGCGTGTTCTTCGATGGACAACGTTTTTCCGATGAGAGCTGGAGTGTACCGGCTCGCTGGATGCATAGCGATACCGTTCGTATTACCGATTTATTTCATCGTCACCCCAACGTAAAGGCCGCCCTCAGCGGCCATATTCATTTAACAGATCGGGTCGATTATAATGGTGTTTCGTACTTCTGCAACGGTGCTGTTAGCGGAGCCTGGTGGTTTGGCAAGTACCACCATACCGCAGCCGGGTACGCCCTCGTCGATTTATTTGATGATGGGTCTTTTGTGAATTCGTACGTAAACTATATCTGA
- a CDS encoding DUF5686 and carboxypeptidase regulatory-like domain-containing protein: protein MKSILLILVACFYSIGGQAQTGLRGTVKNAQGEALPFAAVIVKGTKNGTITNAEGRYEIVLAPGKYDIVFQYLGFQTIQKSAEIEAGFTTLDATLEEQALRLAEVQTKAGNEDPAYTIMRRAIAKSRFHQLQVQRFKARVYTKSSFTVIDLPNLAEMAFRKQLKEAEKEANFKVGVPLLNETVAEVSFSQPNTYRQRIIANRNSQGDFLNPSQFFNASFYSPTVAGAVSPLSPKAFAYYKFEYKGTFREPGPDGRTVEVSKIQVTPRQYGEGVFRGTIYIIENTWAIHSLQLETVNNIGISFTMRHICSPVQGVWMPTNQRYEGKGSYLGIKATGYYIRSLTFSEFVVNPAFVEDIEVADEKKAPPAQVLAKGDIKGKNFDELVKKQKEFSTKNLRQMVKEYEKQEKQARKNRKEDVTVVRDDSLVVDSLARKRSNVYWDSLRSVPLTTAEIKSYRKADSLGLTREIKVPGTVDTTQRGLAKRDSTQKKKSPNKFGFDQVLFGHTWRLSKQTSLLYTSPLTRIEYNTVEGYSVEGALNLRYRKRVDSVSRFRQIPLGEWNIGGTGRYQFGRKALVGYGQASYQYKSTKVGLTGGRYLYQFNPDNPISPFLNSLTTLLFEQNFIKLYQKEFVNLSVSASPFKNRISLSGSLEYARRTELANYKEDLKPWIDWRNRMYTSNRPDNAEVGSTGFPTHNALILNLTASARLGATQYTIRNGRRTARRDNDSPLLTLNYRKGISDGSADAVDYDFIQGSISHSFETGIRSKLNYQLSAGTFLNDRKVYFPDFKHFAGNEFFFQQGDVVSTYRLLPYYQYSTGRHFAEAHVLAEFRKFFITQLTLVRLIGLKENLFVHYLYTPASKNYTEVGYGLDGLIPQVLPFFRVEVISQWQDAKYQGLGFRIGTTLKFGR from the coding sequence GTTAAAAATGCCCAGGGAGAGGCATTGCCGTTTGCGGCAGTGATTGTGAAGGGCACTAAAAACGGCACCATCACCAATGCAGAAGGCCGTTATGAAATCGTGCTGGCACCCGGTAAATATGATATTGTTTTTCAATATCTGGGTTTTCAGACTATCCAGAAATCAGCAGAAATAGAAGCTGGCTTTACCACGCTAGACGCAACGCTGGAAGAGCAGGCATTACGCCTGGCTGAGGTACAGACTAAAGCGGGAAACGAAGATCCTGCTTATACCATTATGCGTCGGGCTATTGCCAAAAGTCGATTTCATCAGCTTCAGGTACAACGATTTAAGGCGCGGGTTTATACAAAGTCGTCTTTTACCGTCATCGACCTCCCAAATCTGGCCGAAATGGCTTTTCGGAAACAATTAAAAGAAGCCGAGAAAGAGGCCAATTTCAAAGTGGGTGTCCCCTTGCTGAATGAAACCGTAGCGGAAGTATCGTTTAGTCAGCCCAATACCTATCGCCAGCGGATTATTGCCAATCGTAACTCGCAGGGCGATTTTCTGAACCCAAGCCAGTTTTTCAATGCTAGTTTCTATAGTCCAACCGTTGCAGGTGCTGTATCTCCCTTGTCGCCGAAAGCGTTTGCCTACTACAAATTTGAGTACAAAGGCACATTCCGTGAGCCTGGACCCGATGGACGAACGGTAGAAGTGAGCAAAATTCAGGTAACGCCCCGGCAATATGGAGAAGGAGTGTTTCGAGGAACCATCTACATTATTGAAAATACCTGGGCCATTCATAGCCTGCAACTTGAAACCGTAAACAATATTGGTATTTCGTTTACGATGCGCCACATATGCAGTCCGGTACAGGGCGTCTGGATGCCAACCAACCAGCGTTATGAAGGCAAAGGCTCGTATCTGGGCATAAAAGCTACTGGTTATTACATCAGGAGCCTGACGTTCAGTGAATTCGTGGTAAATCCTGCGTTCGTGGAGGACATTGAGGTGGCCGACGAGAAGAAAGCACCACCGGCTCAGGTTCTGGCCAAAGGCGACATCAAAGGCAAGAACTTCGATGAGCTAGTGAAGAAACAAAAGGAGTTCTCGACGAAAAACCTTCGTCAGATGGTGAAAGAATACGAAAAGCAGGAGAAACAGGCGCGCAAGAATCGGAAAGAAGATGTGACCGTTGTGCGTGATGATTCGCTGGTTGTTGATTCACTGGCGCGCAAACGCTCCAATGTGTACTGGGATTCGTTACGGTCTGTTCCATTAACTACTGCCGAAATCAAAAGCTACCGAAAAGCCGACAGCCTTGGTTTAACACGTGAGATAAAGGTGCCTGGTACTGTTGATACAACCCAGCGTGGACTCGCCAAGCGGGATTCCACCCAAAAGAAAAAATCGCCGAATAAGTTTGGGTTTGATCAGGTACTATTTGGGCATACATGGCGATTATCGAAACAGACTTCTCTGCTATACACCAGCCCACTTACCCGCATTGAATACAATACCGTAGAGGGGTATAGTGTGGAGGGAGCCTTAAATCTGCGTTATCGGAAGCGAGTGGATTCCGTGAGCCGATTCCGGCAAATTCCGCTGGGCGAGTGGAACATTGGTGGTACAGGCCGCTATCAGTTTGGCCGGAAGGCATTGGTAGGCTATGGACAGGCTAGTTATCAGTACAAATCGACGAAGGTAGGTTTGACGGGTGGCCGATACCTGTACCAGTTTAATCCAGATAACCCTATTAGTCCGTTTCTGAACTCGCTGACAACACTTCTGTTTGAGCAGAATTTCATAAAGCTCTATCAGAAAGAATTTGTGAATTTAAGTGTAAGCGCGTCACCGTTTAAGAACCGGATATCGCTATCGGGTAGTCTGGAATATGCCCGACGTACTGAATTGGCGAATTACAAAGAAGACCTCAAGCCGTGGATTGATTGGCGCAACCGGATGTACACCTCAAACCGCCCTGACAACGCTGAGGTAGGCAGTACCGGTTTCCCTACGCACAATGCCCTGATCCTAAACCTAACCGCATCGGCCCGACTGGGCGCAACTCAGTATACGATACGCAACGGCCGGCGTACGGCCCGACGGGATAATGACTCACCTTTATTAACCCTTAATTACCGAAAGGGCATATCAGATGGGTCTGCCGATGCGGTCGATTATGATTTTATACAGGGGAGCATCAGTCATTCGTTTGAAACGGGGATTCGGAGTAAACTGAATTACCAACTCAGCGCGGGTACATTCCTAAATGATCGGAAGGTTTATTTCCCTGATTTCAAGCACTTTGCGGGGAACGAGTTTTTCTTCCAGCAGGGCGATGTTGTATCAACCTACCGTTTACTGCCTTATTATCAGTACAGCACGGGCAGGCATTTTGCCGAAGCGCACGTGCTGGCCGAATTTCGAAAGTTTTTCATTACCCAGTTAACGCTTGTGCGATTGATCGGGCTGAAAGAAAATCTATTCGTCCACTACCTATATACACCAGCGTCAAAGAACTATACCGAAGTGGGTTACGGCCTGGACGGGCTCATTCCGCAGGTACTGCCCTTTTTCCGGGTCGAAGTCATCTCGCAGTGGCAGGATGCAAAGTATCAGGGTCTGGGCTTCCGAATTGGAACGACGCTGAAGTTTGGTAGATAA
- a CDS encoding MOSC domain-containing protein, whose protein sequence is MNNIKDLFDVFPRPGRIEWIGIRPERRVPVQVVEAITISTNKGIIGDHYSGRSGNRHVTLIQAEHLPVVAALTGHDVLDPALVRRNIVVSGLNLLALKDHQIQIGETVLEITGQCHPCSKMETALGPGGYNAMRGHGGMTAKVIRGGAIRVGDKVLVGTNDPHSPTS, encoded by the coding sequence ATGAACAACATAAAAGACTTATTTGACGTATTCCCCCGCCCCGGTCGGATAGAATGGATCGGTATTCGGCCTGAACGACGTGTGCCGGTGCAGGTAGTTGAGGCAATTACCATCTCTACCAATAAAGGCATTATTGGCGACCACTACAGCGGGCGAAGTGGTAATCGTCATGTAACGCTTATTCAGGCCGAACATTTACCCGTTGTAGCGGCTTTAACAGGACACGATGTACTTGACCCAGCCTTGGTACGTCGGAATATAGTTGTATCGGGGCTGAATCTACTCGCTCTGAAAGATCACCAAATCCAGATTGGGGAAACTGTTCTTGAGATCACGGGGCAATGCCATCCCTGCTCCAAAATGGAGACAGCTTTAGGACCTGGTGGTTATAACGCGATGCGTGGGCACGGCGGAATGACCGCAAAGGTGATTCGCGGAGGAGCCATTCGGGTGGGCGATAAAGTTCTAGTTGGCACCAATGATCCTCATTCACCAACTTCCTGA